The DNA sequence GAACAGATTTCGGATAAAATTTGTAGTCTTTCCAAATGTCTTCCAGTGTGATTTTTTCGGCAGATGGTTGTGCATAAAGCTGTGTCATCATGCCACAAAGCATCAGGATTAAGAATAAGGGTTTCTTCATAATTCCTCTAAAAGTTATTGAATGGTATATGTGATGTTTTTCTTTGAAATAAATACAGCACAGCCTACCTCATCAGTAGAAAATACTGACAACAGGAAAGTGCTAAGAAATTTATACAGGCCGCAAAATAAGGTAACTTGAAGATCATTTGAAGTTTTTAAAGAATTAATTTCATTATGATCAATTATTCATCTGATCTTCTAATAATTGGATACTCGCTACTCTCTTGTGGATTAGATATCGACCTTTCGCTATATTCTTTGTATATTTATATGTAAGGAAACAATCATTGACTGCTTAGATGTCATTTAGTCGGTGAATATATGTGAATGTTCCTATCGGTAATACTTATGTCCCCACGTTGCTTCAGCCCGAAGTTTTACACAGCTTACCTCAACCTTGCTGACTCAAAAATATCAACACATATGAAAAAAGTACTTTATGATTACCTGACAGACCGTTTTAAAAAACCTGCTGCAATTGGATTGGAGAAAGGACCTCTTGTGACGATTTCGCGTGAATTTGGTTGTCAGGCAAAAGATATAGCCCAAATATTGGTGGATGAATTGGCTCAGAAAAAGGCCTCACTAAAAAATCCTTTTCCATGGATAACGATTAATAAGGAAGTCTTAAGTGATGTAGCCAAGGAGCTTGAAATGGATCCTGAGTTTTTGAACCGTGTAGATACTGACAACCAACGAGGCATATTTGGAACATTGGTTTTTTCTTTCTCCCATACTTATAATGTGGTGGATATCAAGATGCATCGTATTTTGAGAGAAGTTATCACGACTTATGCAGAGCGTGGGAATGTGGTAATTGTTGGTAGGGGAGGAGCCATATTTGCCAAGGATTATCCAGATGCATTACATGTACAGCTTCAGGCACCCATTGAGTGGAGGATGAAACAGATTGCAAGCAGCAGAGGTATATCCAAGACAGAAGCTGAAAAATTGATAAAAGATATGGATGACAAAAGGCATAAGTTTATGCAATACCTGATGGGGCAACATCATCCATTTACCAACCATATATTTGATATAGTCATTAACAGGGCCACAATGTCAACGGGTGGGATTGTTCAGACAATAATGAAGGCA is a window from the Limibacter armeniacum genome containing:
- a CDS encoding cytidylate kinase-like family protein — encoded protein: MKKVLYDYLTDRFKKPAAIGLEKGPLVTISREFGCQAKDIAQILVDELAQKKASLKNPFPWITINKEVLSDVAKELEMDPEFLNRVDTDNQRGIFGTLVFSFSHTYNVVDIKMHRILREVITTYAERGNVVIVGRGGAIFAKDYPDALHVQLQAPIEWRMKQIASSRGISKTEAEKLIKDMDDKRHKFMQYLMGQHHPFTNHIFDIVINRATMSTGGIVQTIMKALECKMINHNNDHHNK